From Aptenodytes patagonicus chromosome 1, bAptPat1.pri.cur, whole genome shotgun sequence, one genomic window encodes:
- the CPOX gene encoding oxygen-dependent coproporphyrinogen-III oxidase, mitochondrial produces the protein MAAAAQLIRGAARGPPALALAAAAGRRALGSAPLGVAARRGGRRAALAAAGALGGVGLGLWRWQQAAMAASEGDEDEKEEEELRQRFMAPPVSGLRELRRRRRELRSRMELLIMETQGEVCRALAALDPGAAFAVDTWERKEGGGGISCVLQDGEVFEKAGVNVSVVFGLLSEEAARQMRSRGKSLKAKDGKLPFCAMGVSSVIHPKNPHVPTMHFNYRYFEIEEADGTKQWWFGGGTDLTPTYLNEEDAVHFHKTLKEACDKHDLKLYPKYKKWCDDYFYIKHRGERRGIGGIFFDDVDSPSKEEVFQFVKSCAKAVVPCYIPIVKRHCHDSFTPEEKLWQQLRRGRYVEFNLVYDRGTKFGLLTPGSRIESILMSLPLTARWEYMHTPPENSKEAEILEVLRNPKDWVH, from the exons ATGGCGGCGGCCGCGCAGCTGAtccgcggggccgcccgcggcCCGCCTGCCCTCGCTctcgccgccgcggcgggccggcgggcgCTGGGCTCCGCGCCGCTGGGGGTGGCGGCGCGCCGGGGGGGTCGGCGGGccgcgctggcggcggcgggggcgctgGGCGGGGTGGGACTGGGGCTGTGGCGGTGGCAGCAGGCCGCGATGGCGGCGTCCGAGGGTGACgaggatgagaaggaggaggaggagctgcggCAGCGGTTCATGGCGCCGCCGGTGAGCGGGCTGCGGgagctgcggcggcggcggcgggagctgcGGAGCCGCATGGAGCTGCTCATCATGGAGACGCAGGGGGAGGTGTGCCGCGCCTTGGCCGCGCTGGACCCCGGCGCCGCCTTCGCCGTCGACAcctgggagaggaaggaag GCGGAGGCGGCATCAGCTGCGTGCTGCAGGACGGCGAGGTCTTCGAGAAGGCGGGTGTGAACGTGTCCGTCGTGTTCGGGCTCCTGTCCGAGGAGGCAGCGCGGCAGATGAGAAGCAGGGGGAAGTCTCTGAAGGCCAAAGACG GGAAACTGCCTTTTTGCGCCATGGGTGTGAGCTCTGTTATCCATCCAAAGAACCCTCATGTTCCAACCATGCACTTCAACTACAGATACTTTGAAATTGAAGAAGCAGATG GAACTAAACAGTGGTGGTTTGGCGGTGGGACTGACCTCACTCCAACTTACCTGAATGAAGAGGATGCCGTTCATTTTCACAAGACTCTGAAAGAAGCCTGTGACAAGCATGATCTGAAGCTGTATCCCAAGTACAAGAAATG GTGTGATGACTACTTCTATATCAAGCACCGTGGTGAGCGAAGAGGGATTGGAGGCATATTCTTTGACGACGTGGACTCTCCCTCCAAGGAGGAGGTATTCCAGTTTGTGAAGAGTTGTGCCAAAGCTGTTGTGCCTTGTTACATTCCCATTGTGAAAAGGCACTGCCATGACTCCTTCACACCAGAGGAAAAGCTATGGCAGCAGCTTCGGAGAGGACG GTACGTGGAGTTCAACTTGGTTTATGACAGAGGTACAAAGTTTGGCCTCCTGACACCAGGATCAAGAATTGAAAGCATTCTTATGTCTCTGCCACTGACTGCAAG gtgGGAGTACATGCATACCCCTCCAGAGAACTCGAAAGAAGCAGAAATCCTGGAGGTTCTGCGCAATCCCAAAGACTGGGTGCACTGA